The Bacteriovorax sp. Seq25_V genome includes a region encoding these proteins:
- the mltG gene encoding endolytic transglycosylase MltG produces MSKKNLFIFLFLAPAFALILSVIHIYYGIYVWEFKGPTTTFEIKPGDSFGPINFRLADNKMIYSARLFHRYSKFSQKLTSFKAGVYEVEQGLTMSGVLELLTSGRSITTKVTIPEGKNLFEVAKILEEAKIIASADEFIRLAKNENFVKSLGLNAQRIEGYLYPDTYNFTPNSTPKFVIESMYNVFQAKTADLDFSKTNLSKFEVITLASIVEKETGAKFERPRIAGVFHNRLAKRMRLQSDPTTIYGIYENYNGNLRKKDLLEKTPYNTYKIPALPIGPISNPGIESIKAVLEPEQHQFLYFVSKNDGTHIFSKSYKDHNEAVKTWQINRKNRAGKSWRDLKQ; encoded by the coding sequence ATGAGTAAGAAAAATCTTTTTATATTTTTATTTCTGGCCCCGGCCTTCGCTTTAATTCTTTCAGTAATCCATATTTATTACGGAATTTACGTCTGGGAGTTTAAAGGCCCAACAACAACTTTTGAAATTAAGCCAGGTGATTCATTTGGCCCAATCAATTTCCGCCTTGCTGACAATAAGATGATTTATAGTGCAAGACTTTTTCACCGTTACTCTAAGTTCAGTCAAAAGCTCACTTCATTCAAAGCTGGAGTTTACGAAGTTGAACAAGGTCTTACAATGTCAGGAGTACTTGAACTTTTAACTAGTGGTCGCTCAATAACAACAAAGGTTACGATTCCAGAAGGAAAGAACCTCTTTGAGGTCGCTAAGATTCTCGAGGAAGCAAAAATCATTGCCTCTGCTGATGAATTTATTCGACTTGCTAAAAACGAAAACTTTGTAAAAAGTCTGGGATTAAATGCTCAAAGAATTGAAGGTTATCTTTATCCCGATACATATAACTTCACTCCGAATTCAACTCCAAAGTTTGTTATCGAGTCAATGTATAATGTGTTCCAAGCAAAGACAGCTGATCTTGATTTTTCAAAAACAAATCTCTCTAAATTTGAAGTCATCACTCTTGCTTCCATCGTAGAAAAAGAAACAGGTGCAAAGTTTGAAAGACCTCGTATCGCTGGTGTATTTCATAATAGACTAGCAAAGAGAATGAGACTTCAATCAGATCCGACAACGATTTACGGAATCTATGAAAACTACAATGGTAACCTTAGAAAAAAAGATCTTCTTGAGAAAACTCCTTATAATACATATAAGATACCTGCCCTTCCAATTGGTCCAATTTCAAATCCTGGAATAGAATCGATTAAAGCTGTGCTTGAGCCAGAGCAACATCAGTTTCTATACTTTGTAAGTAAGAATGATGGTACTCATATCTTTTCTAAAAGCTATAAAGATCACAATGAAGCTGTTAAAACTTGGCAGATCAATAGAAAGAACAGAGCTGGAAAAAGTTGGAGAGATCTTAAACAATGA
- the ruvX gene encoding Holliday junction resolvase RuvX — protein MQDFKHYPNYELFKNKTILSIDFGEKVIGLATFTPGREPYPISRGRIINSGLEHFFKEIAQIIEDDFVEVIIFGIAYLTDGTETDKTRELKSICDAVREKFQDVLVIEQDETLTTVTAKERMLNSAEYNFTVDPKKIDEVSAIIILEDFIRKI, from the coding sequence ATGCAAGATTTTAAGCACTACCCAAATTACGAACTCTTCAAAAACAAAACTATTTTATCAATTGATTTTGGTGAAAAAGTCATAGGCCTTGCTACCTTTACACCAGGTCGTGAGCCCTATCCAATATCCCGTGGTAGAATTATAAATTCAGGACTTGAGCACTTCTTTAAAGAGATCGCTCAAATTATTGAAGATGATTTCGTTGAAGTCATTATCTTTGGCATTGCTTACCTTACTGATGGTACTGAAACAGATAAGACGCGTGAATTAAAATCTATTTGTGATGCAGTAAGAGAAAAATTTCAAGACGTCCTCGTTATTGAGCAAGATGAAACGCTGACAACAGTCACTGCTAAAGAAAGAATGTTAAACTCTGCAGAGTATAACTTCACAGTAGACCCTAAAAAAATAGATGAAGTTAGTGCAATAATAATTCTTGAGGATTTTATTAGGAAAATTTAA
- the rho gene encoding transcription termination factor Rho → MHLNDLREKEINELNTLAESMDIENPSSLKKHELIFAILKTHAKNDEEIFGAGVLEILPDGFGFLRSPGYNYLPGADDIYVSPSQIRRFGLRKGDSIEGQIRPPKDNERYFALLKVSTINAQSPEAHKKTVLFDNLTPLYPERKIDLEYKPNNYSTRMIDMFVPQGFGQRCLIVAPPKAGKTVLLQEIANAITTNHPESVLIVLLIDERPEEVTDMKRNVNAEVVSSTFDEPASRHVQVAEMVLEKAKRLTEAKKDVIILLDSITRLARAYNTVVPPSGKILSGGVDSNALHRPKRFFGAARNIEKGGSLTIIATALVDTGSRMDEVIFEEFKGTGNSEIQLDRKLLEKRIFPALDINKSSTRKEDLLMDQANLQRTYVLRKVLHPMTTIDAMEFMLQRITKTKTNAEFMESMNS, encoded by the coding sequence ATGCATCTTAATGATCTTAGAGAAAAAGAAATCAACGAGCTTAACACATTAGCTGAAAGTATGGACATCGAAAATCCATCAAGCTTGAAAAAACACGAACTAATTTTTGCCATTCTAAAGACTCATGCGAAAAATGATGAAGAAATCTTTGGAGCAGGTGTTTTAGAAATTCTTCCAGATGGTTTTGGTTTCTTAAGATCGCCAGGATATAACTATCTCCCAGGTGCGGATGATATCTACGTCTCGCCAAGTCAGATTAGAAGATTTGGTTTAAGAAAAGGTGATTCAATCGAAGGTCAAATAAGACCTCCAAAAGATAATGAAAGATACTTCGCGCTTTTAAAAGTTTCGACAATCAATGCACAGTCCCCAGAAGCTCATAAGAAGACAGTTCTTTTTGATAACTTAACTCCACTGTACCCAGAGAGAAAGATTGATCTTGAGTACAAGCCAAATAACTACTCGACAAGAATGATCGATATGTTCGTACCACAAGGTTTTGGTCAGCGTTGTCTAATCGTTGCTCCACCAAAAGCTGGTAAGACAGTTCTTCTGCAAGAAATTGCAAACGCAATTACAACAAATCACCCAGAGTCTGTACTGATTGTTCTTCTAATTGATGAAAGACCAGAAGAAGTTACAGATATGAAGAGAAACGTAAACGCTGAAGTTGTATCAAGTACATTTGATGAGCCAGCATCACGTCACGTACAAGTCGCTGAGATGGTTCTTGAAAAAGCTAAAAGATTAACTGAAGCAAAGAAAGACGTAATTATTCTTCTCGACTCAATTACACGTCTTGCTCGTGCATATAACACTGTAGTTCCACCATCTGGAAAGATTCTTTCTGGTGGGGTTGACTCAAATGCATTACACAGACCAAAGAGATTCTTCGGTGCTGCTAGAAATATTGAAAAGGGTGGGTCTCTTACAATTATAGCAACTGCACTTGTTGATACTGGTTCAAGAATGGATGAAGTTATTTTCGAGGAGTTTAAAGGAACTGGTAACTCTGAAATCCAACTTGATAGAAAGCTTCTTGAGAAGAGAATCTTCCCAGCTCTTGATATCAATAAGTCTTCAACAAGAAAAGAAGATCTACTTATGGATCAAGCAAATCTTCAGAGAACTTATGTTCTTAGAAAGGTGCTTCACCCAATGACTACTATTGATGCGATGGAGTTTATGCTTCAAAGAATCACAAAAACAAAAACAAATGCTGAGTTCATGGAGTCAATGAACAGCTAA
- the prfA gene encoding peptide chain release factor 1, whose product MFDKLDAVCERYESLTEKLADPSIYDRQDEFKKISSERANMEDVVTTYREYRQIVDDLAEAKEILKNEKDEDMREMAKEVIDENEPRIPDFEERLKILLLPKDPLDDKNVIVEIRAGAGGDEASIFVGDVFRMYQNYCREQGWKIEVDSMSSNDEGIKEVVFTVSGDKVYSKLKYESGVHRVQRVPKTESQGRVHTSTITVAVMPETEDLDWKLDLNDVKIDVMRASGSGGQSVNTTDSAVRVTHIPTGMQVHNQEEKSQLKNKEKALKLLSARIFQIMLDEKNAKEAADRKGLIGTGDRSERIRTYNYPQGRLTDHRIGLTLYSLDRIIEGDVGPVIDALIAYNQAEMLKGEDE is encoded by the coding sequence ATGTTTGATAAGCTCGATGCTGTATGTGAGCGATACGAATCTTTAACGGAAAAACTAGCGGATCCATCAATTTATGATCGCCAGGATGAATTCAAAAAAATCTCATCTGAAAGAGCGAATATGGAAGATGTTGTAACAACTTACCGTGAGTATCGCCAAATCGTTGATGATCTAGCTGAAGCTAAAGAAATTCTAAAAAATGAAAAAGACGAAGATATGCGTGAGATGGCTAAAGAGGTCATCGATGAAAATGAACCACGCATTCCAGATTTTGAAGAAAGACTTAAAATTCTTCTTCTTCCAAAAGATCCTCTAGATGATAAGAACGTTATCGTGGAAATCAGAGCAGGTGCCGGTGGTGACGAAGCTTCGATTTTCGTAGGTGACGTTTTCAGAATGTATCAAAACTACTGTCGCGAACAGGGATGGAAAATCGAAGTTGATTCGATGTCTTCAAACGATGAAGGTATTAAAGAAGTTGTTTTCACTGTTTCTGGTGACAAGGTTTATTCAAAACTAAAATATGAATCAGGTGTACACCGTGTTCAAAGGGTTCCTAAAACAGAATCTCAAGGTCGTGTACATACTTCAACTATTACTGTGGCGGTTATGCCAGAGACAGAAGATCTTGATTGGAAGCTTGACCTTAATGACGTAAAGATTGACGTTATGAGAGCTTCTGGTTCAGGTGGTCAGTCCGTTAACACGACTGACTCCGCTGTTCGTGTGACCCATATTCCAACAGGGATGCAAGTTCATAACCAAGAAGAAAAATCTCAGCTAAAGAACAAAGAGAAGGCCTTAAAGCTTCTTTCTGCTCGTATTTTCCAAATCATGTTAGATGAGAAAAATGCAAAAGAAGCAGCTGATAGAAAAGGCCTAATTGGTACGGGAGATAGATCGGAGAGGATTAGAACTTATAATTATCCTCAAGGAAGATTAACTGATCACCGTATTGGTTTAACTCTTTACTCTCTTGATAGAATTATCGAAGGCGATGTCGGCCCAGTTATCGATGCATTGATTGCTTACAATCAAGCAGAGATGCTTAAAGGTGAAGACGAATAG
- a CDS encoding HemK/PrmC family methyltransferase: MKTNSPMELLSLDEYTRSFFNSEREGLEKNYPGISEERIRREVRQLLSQTQLNPSDTSKAIFFPSATDEVTLFFEELKTGRPIEQIRKRAFFYRSEFYVNESVLIPRSETEILVEEVATYINKTLSKSVSICDIGTGSGAIILSLLQESQFEINGLATDISKEALEVAKRNLFLQRFKFNKNSHLDFHQGDRLAGVDTKFDIIVSNPPYIKSIQDYPTVHHQVSTFEPHLALFIEDEKYDEWFEELFKQVENCLHERGLFYMEGHEDHLEELAKKLENAGFCNVEIIKDYTNRNRFIKGYKNAKA, encoded by the coding sequence GTGAAGACGAATAGTCCTATGGAACTATTGTCTTTGGATGAATATACGCGCTCCTTTTTTAATAGTGAGCGCGAAGGGCTTGAAAAAAACTACCCAGGTATCTCTGAAGAGAGAATTCGTAGGGAAGTTCGTCAATTACTCAGTCAGACTCAGTTAAATCCAAGTGACACATCAAAAGCAATTTTCTTTCCTTCTGCGACAGATGAAGTAACTCTTTTTTTTGAAGAGTTAAAAACAGGTCGACCAATTGAGCAAATTAGAAAGCGTGCATTCTTTTACCGCTCTGAGTTCTATGTTAATGAAAGTGTTCTTATCCCTCGTAGTGAGACAGAAATCCTCGTTGAAGAAGTGGCCACTTATATTAATAAGACTTTAAGCAAATCAGTTTCAATTTGTGATATTGGTACGGGAAGCGGAGCAATTATTCTCTCGCTTTTACAAGAATCACAGTTTGAGATTAATGGACTTGCAACAGATATTTCAAAAGAAGCACTAGAGGTAGCAAAGAGAAACCTTTTTTTACAGCGCTTTAAATTTAATAAGAATTCTCATCTTGATTTTCACCAAGGTGATAGACTGGCCGGAGTTGATACGAAATTTGATATTATCGTTTCAAATCCACCGTATATAAAATCAATTCAAGACTATCCAACTGTTCATCATCAAGTATCAACATTTGAGCCTCATTTGGCGCTCTTTATTGAAGATGAAAAGTATGATGAGTGGTTTGAAGAATTGTTTAAACAAGTAGAAAATTGTCTTCATGAAAGAGGCCTTTTTTATATGGAAGGACATGAAGATCATCTCGAAGAGCTTGCAAAAAAATTAGAAAATGCAGGCTTCTGTAATGTGGAAATAATAAAAGACTATACAAATAGAAATAGATTTATAAAGGGATATAAAAATGCAAAAGCTTAA
- the murA gene encoding UDP-N-acetylglucosamine 1-carboxyvinyltransferase has product MQKLKIKGPVSLNGEVEISRAKNAYLPILAAILLTDKKVRLKNLPNLRDIKTMIQLLKNLGVQIEEDGDYTVFDASTLNSHEATYELVKTMRASIFVLGPLLTRLNKAKVSLPGGCAIGTRPIDIHLSNLEKMGAKIDLRAGYVEANTDGLQGAKLPLKFPSVGATENLMMAAVYAKGTTVIENAAMEPEIDDLANFLNSMGAKISGIGTNKITVEGVDELCETDYEAIGDRIEAATYVIAGLMTNSEIKVTRFNPEHLEFVLDKLIDMGAKLEIGKDYVKTFPSKLKGAKIETAPFPGFPTDVQAQMVALCAVVEGNSIIAENIFENRFMHVPELMRLGSKMDQQGSSLFIEGGAKLVGAPVMCTDLRASAALVLAALVSEGETIIDRIYHLERGYENLSLKFQKLGAKIEVINE; this is encoded by the coding sequence ATGCAAAAGCTTAAAATCAAAGGTCCAGTAAGCTTAAATGGAGAAGTAGAAATCTCTAGAGCTAAGAATGCATACCTACCAATTCTTGCTGCAATACTTTTAACTGATAAGAAAGTAAGACTTAAAAATCTTCCAAATTTAAGAGATATCAAAACGATGATCCAGCTTCTAAAGAATCTTGGTGTTCAAATTGAAGAAGATGGAGATTACACAGTATTTGATGCTTCGACATTAAATTCTCATGAAGCAACATATGAATTGGTAAAGACGATGAGAGCATCTATTTTTGTTCTTGGGCCATTACTTACTCGTCTTAATAAAGCAAAAGTTTCACTACCTGGTGGTTGTGCGATTGGTACTCGTCCAATCGATATTCACTTGTCTAACCTAGAAAAGATGGGTGCAAAAATCGATCTACGCGCAGGTTACGTCGAAGCTAATACTGATGGACTACAAGGAGCTAAACTTCCACTTAAGTTCCCATCTGTTGGTGCGACAGAAAACTTAATGATGGCCGCTGTTTATGCAAAAGGAACAACAGTTATTGAAAACGCGGCAATGGAGCCAGAAATTGACGACCTTGCAAATTTCCTAAACTCGATGGGTGCGAAGATCTCAGGGATTGGAACAAATAAAATCACTGTTGAGGGTGTCGATGAGCTTTGTGAAACAGACTATGAAGCTATTGGGGATAGAATTGAAGCTGCAACTTATGTTATTGCAGGACTGATGACTAACTCCGAAATTAAAGTAACAAGATTTAACCCTGAACACTTAGAGTTTGTTCTTGATAAGCTTATTGATATGGGTGCTAAGCTTGAAATAGGTAAAGACTATGTTAAAACTTTTCCAAGTAAGCTTAAGGGAGCAAAAATTGAAACTGCTCCATTCCCTGGCTTTCCAACAGATGTTCAAGCACAGATGGTTGCCTTGTGTGCAGTGGTTGAAGGAAACTCTATAATCGCAGAAAATATTTTTGAAAATAGATTTATGCACGTTCCAGAACTTATGAGACTAGGATCAAAAATGGATCAGCAGGGAAGTTCTCTCTTTATTGAAGGTGGAGCAAAACTTGTTGGAGCACCTGTAATGTGTACAGACCTTAGAGCTTCAGCAGCTCTAGTGTTAGCTGCTCTTGTGAGTGAAGGCGAGACTATTATTGATCGTATTTACCACCTTGAGCGTGGTTATGAGAATCTAAGTTTAAAGTTTCAAAAGCTTGGAGCAAAAATAGAAGTAATCAACGAATAA
- a CDS encoding histidine triad nucleotide-binding protein → MEDCLFCKILKKEIPSTKVYEDEKVYGFVDIYPMSKEHYLFIHKNHTSNVNEMSKATPNEIGEVYQAISKYTESNELSKNGFRVVTNVGPDAGQTVFHTHFHVLGGEKLGRFGS, encoded by the coding sequence ATGGAAGACTGTTTATTTTGTAAAATTTTAAAGAAAGAAATTCCATCTACTAAAGTTTATGAAGATGAAAAAGTTTACGGGTTTGTAGACATCTATCCGATGTCAAAAGAGCACTATCTTTTCATTCATAAGAATCATACTTCAAATGTAAATGAAATGAGTAAGGCGACACCTAATGAAATAGGCGAAGTTTATCAGGCTATTTCAAAATATACCGAATCAAATGAATTATCAAAAAATGGGTTTAGAGTAGTGACTAATGTTGGGCCAGATGCTGGTCAGACTGTTTTTCACACTCACTTCCATGTATTAGGCGGTGAAAAACTAGGACGCTTTGGTTCTTAA
- a CDS encoding YihY/virulence factor BrkB family protein, producing MKILKKMKGESEFFEQYFFNFVKEFITRFLSAIFLFKKRKGEVLAGATTFFTILSFGPAILLIISVIGLYVGDNEIAKEHVITTLFSSFPKIDPSILKSLRMLIEEQISGHSVKLYQVGIWFFACLGISTSFVFGINTLSKVDVDGGFFQDDVKSFIFGVLMALFFLVVFMLFEKQFILTLVETFLTDSDTILKIIEIVVWPFAILFFGLFYKFSAQIEVSLKDALWGGCVFTLLFFLGKSSYWLYLKYFKDDLYRDYGNFYNFMVAMLWVYFIVCSFYIGASFTYVNKVKVFVKAKKK from the coding sequence ATGAAAATACTAAAAAAAATGAAGGGCGAGTCAGAGTTCTTCGAACAATATTTTTTTAATTTTGTGAAAGAATTCATAACAAGATTCTTAAGTGCCATTTTTCTTTTTAAAAAAAGAAAAGGGGAGGTACTTGCTGGGGCAACAACATTCTTTACGATTTTAAGCTTTGGACCCGCGATTCTATTGATTATATCAGTAATAGGCTTGTATGTAGGAGATAATGAAATCGCAAAGGAGCACGTTATTACGACTCTTTTTTCAAGTTTTCCAAAAATCGATCCATCTATTTTAAAAAGCCTACGTATGCTTATTGAAGAACAAATTTCCGGGCATAGTGTAAAGCTATATCAAGTTGGAATTTGGTTTTTTGCGTGTTTAGGAATTAGTACATCCTTCGTTTTTGGAATTAATACACTTTCAAAAGTCGATGTGGATGGTGGCTTTTTTCAAGATGATGTGAAGTCATTTATTTTTGGTGTCCTTATGGCACTGTTTTTTCTTGTTGTTTTCATGCTCTTTGAAAAGCAATTCATTTTAACTCTTGTCGAAACTTTTTTAACTGACAGTGATACTATTTTAAAAATAATTGAAATTGTCGTTTGGCCTTTTGCAATTCTTTTTTTTGGGCTTTTTTATAAGTTTAGTGCGCAGATTGAAGTGAGTTTGAAAGATGCTCTATGGGGAGGATGTGTATTCACATTACTATTTTTCCTCGGGAAGTCCAGTTACTGGTTATATTTAAAATATTTTAAGGATGATCTTTATAGGGATTATGGAAACTTCTATAATTTTATGGTTGCCATGCTATGGGTCTATTTCATTGTTTGCTCTTTCTATATTGGAGCTAGTTTTACGTATGTTAATAAGGTAAAAGTTTTTGTTAAGGCAAAGAAGAAATGA
- a CDS encoding TerB family tellurite resistance protein translates to MNKSEVKLLLCHYFISNSHYDLIEAEKFLNYFNFSYQMQMSKFEKDVKLVEVKRITMKLPESELRLAKLYFNSDELYSVYELVFKYFFTTKRNGKTIDILQNVERVWDLCPRKCFSIRYKFFEKLYVKDISLHDYSRAVLSYFMISFGNDGILDDQELSHFRSLLHATKYRPKMPIEFFEFNNVLDLISIEREEAMKIRETLLGAANSDGSYHVSEIKYIKEIIDRLGQKKKHRKLNIDLLPFLTLDVLMSDGKLTAGEKKWFTTRFKQVPVAESINEYFLIFALVSKNLAIYKENKDFFRRLMPRGAAYTLAAKLYVLFMNRYMKLSELDLHYFAKQVFGESDIEILDFAMGLNREQIRSEEVFMLMNFITNEHIDTRMLNGYLDVGYIKSIYQKLSANKSLLEYYFICKSLFVDRKLSAREYELLWSAFVELDIDFTILEQAISDYSLLYVQNYSIDKYFEYLKEGEVI, encoded by the coding sequence ATGAATAAGTCAGAAGTAAAATTACTATTATGTCACTACTTTATCTCGAACTCTCACTACGATCTAATCGAAGCAGAGAAGTTTTTGAACTACTTTAATTTTTCTTACCAGATGCAGATGAGTAAGTTTGAAAAAGATGTGAAGCTTGTTGAGGTGAAGCGTATCACGATGAAGCTACCTGAGAGTGAATTGAGACTTGCGAAACTATATTTTAATAGCGATGAACTCTATTCAGTTTACGAGTTAGTTTTCAAATACTTTTTTACGACTAAGAGAAATGGAAAAACAATAGATATTCTACAGAATGTCGAGAGAGTTTGGGATTTATGTCCTAGAAAATGTTTTTCTATACGATATAAATTTTTTGAAAAGCTTTATGTTAAAGATATATCACTTCATGACTATTCGAGAGCTGTTCTTTCATATTTCATGATTTCATTTGGTAATGATGGAATACTAGACGACCAAGAGCTTAGTCACTTTAGAAGTCTTTTACATGCTACAAAATATCGTCCAAAGATGCCAATTGAGTTCTTTGAATTTAATAATGTATTAGATTTAATTTCAATAGAAAGAGAAGAGGCGATGAAAATTAGAGAAACTCTACTTGGAGCTGCAAATAGTGATGGAAGTTATCATGTTAGTGAAATTAAATATATCAAAGAGATCATTGATAGACTTGGACAAAAAAAGAAACATCGTAAATTAAATATTGATCTTCTTCCATTCCTTACGCTGGATGTGTTGATGAGTGATGGAAAATTAACTGCTGGCGAGAAGAAGTGGTTTACAACGCGTTTTAAACAAGTTCCTGTTGCCGAAAGTATCAATGAGTATTTTCTTATTTTTGCACTAGTAAGTAAAAATTTAGCTATATATAAAGAGAATAAGGATTTTTTTAGAAGACTTATGCCGCGTGGTGCTGCCTATACTCTTGCAGCAAAATTATATGTTCTTTTTATGAATCGTTACATGAAGTTAAGTGAATTGGATCTTCATTATTTTGCAAAGCAAGTTTTTGGAGAGAGTGATATAGAAATTCTTGATTTTGCAATGGGACTTAATCGTGAGCAAATTCGCTCTGAAGAAGTGTTTATGCTAATGAATTTTATCACTAATGAACATATCGACACAAGAATGCTGAATGGCTATCTCGATGTAGGTTATATTAAGTCTATATATCAAAAACTTTCTGCGAATAAATCCTTGCTAGAATATTACTTTATTTGCAAGTCACTTTTTGTGGATAGAAAATTGTCTGCAAGAGAATATGAATTATTGTGGAGTGCGTTTGTAGAGCTTGATATTGACTTTACAATTCTTGAGCAGGCGATAAGTGATTATTCACTTCTTTATGTACAAAATTATTCAATTGATAAATATTTTGAATATCTTAAGGAAGGTGAAGTGATTTAA
- a CDS encoding class II glutamine amidotransferase: protein MCRLFGFRSVIQSQVHSSLVEAENALGSQSSDHPDGWGVAYYINHVPHVIKSEKTAINDSIFKRLSGIVSSQTVLAHIRKSTMGEVNILNTHPFQFGNWTFAHNGNIKNFLEKRDELVKAISPRFKRFILGSTDSEVLFYFILSYMGDEFDISDRGLKIEVVMKSVQDAFKELIKITGDVCLEKAAAPCENFLTFILTNGHVMVGLSAGKKLYYSTFKNKCRDRDTCPSYSPECEAKSETGYVNHLIFTSEPLSGENIWIEMEDYQIIGVDNHMKLNFAKVK from the coding sequence ATGTGTAGATTATTTGGTTTTCGTTCAGTTATTCAAAGTCAGGTTCACTCGAGTTTAGTCGAAGCAGAAAATGCACTAGGCTCACAAAGTAGCGACCACCCAGATGGCTGGGGAGTTGCTTACTACATCAACCACGTCCCTCATGTTATAAAATCAGAAAAGACAGCTATAAATGACTCAATTTTTAAAAGACTTTCGGGGATTGTTTCTTCGCAAACAGTTCTTGCTCATATTAGAAAATCCACTATGGGTGAAGTAAATATCCTTAACACTCACCCATTTCAGTTTGGCAATTGGACCTTCGCTCACAATGGAAATATCAAGAACTTTCTAGAAAAGAGAGATGAGCTGGTTAAGGCCATATCACCACGGTTTAAACGATTTATCTTAGGTTCCACAGATAGTGAGGTTTTATTTTACTTCATTCTTTCTTATATGGGTGATGAGTTCGATATCTCTGACCGCGGTCTAAAAATTGAAGTCGTCATGAAAAGTGTTCAAGATGCCTTTAAAGAACTAATTAAAATAACTGGTGATGTTTGCCTAGAAAAGGCAGCCGCTCCATGTGAAAACTTTTTGACCTTTATTCTTACTAATGGTCATGTCATGGTAGGACTTAGTGCCGGAAAGAAACTTTACTACAGTACTTTTAAAAATAAATGCCGTGATCGTGACACTTGTCCTAGCTATTCACCAGAATGTGAAGCAAAATCAGAAACAGGATATGTGAATCATTTGATATTTACTTCAGAGCCTCTATCTGGAGAAAATATTTGGATAGAGATGGAAGATTATCAAATAATTGGTGTTGATAATCATATGAAATTAAATTTCGCAAAAGTGAAGTAG